The Arachis duranensis cultivar V14167 chromosome 2, aradu.V14167.gnm2.J7QH, whole genome shotgun sequence genome has a window encoding:
- the LOC110277821 gene encoding uncharacterized protein LOC110277821, whose amino-acid sequence MNVERDSLICKYVYGSVSPKIDVYAFRVVLYELISAKEALMRSGGASGAELKGLVALVIINDFVMELLQIEKQRKDEARREALRVANEERKKLKAEAAQIRAQELKIAQQEFRETLLKERDEKLENWRMKVKKHGEKMAEKKELLRRQSSKWIDEANLEAQVLESIVSFR is encoded by the exons ATGAATGTTGAAAGA GATTCTCTTATTTGCAAATATGTATATGGAAGTGTTTCTCCCAAAATAGATGTATATGCTTTCAGAGTTGTTCTATATGAGCTTATTTCTGCAAAAGAAGCTTTGATGAGGAGTGGTGGTGCATCTGGTGCTGAATTAAAGGGCCTTGTGGCTTTGGTGATTATTAATGACTTTGTTATGGAGTTGCTTCAGATCGAGAAGCAGCGCAAGGACGAAGCTCGTAGAGAAGCCCTTAGAGTTGCCAATGAGGAGCGCAAGAAGCTCAAGGCCGAAGCTGCACAAATCAGGGCTCAGGAGCTTAAGATCGCACAACAAGAATTCAGAGAAACACTC TtaaaagaaagagatgagaaacTTGAAAATTGGAGGATGAAGGTCAAAAAGCATGGTGAGAAGATGGCAGAAAAGAAAGAGTTATTGCGTCGACAAAGCTCAAAGTGGATCGATGAAGCTAATCTTGAGGCACAAGTATTGGAATCCATCGTTTCCTTTCGCTGA